One region of Mucilaginibacter gotjawali genomic DNA includes:
- a CDS encoding acetylxylan esterase gives MMKRICCLFFLVAGILIAGASRAGAFQQQQQEFPEPPQTQETGDIVLKPTPKSDNGIFKKNEEIVYRLKITNNTNSYKQGKISYLLTTDEGKKVRLDSVHLSIRGNSSKEILVKMLPKPTGFYRINFMVNTPDYDDTVRKVFGVNPQEIRSQLHKPTDFEAFWKQSRVQLEKVAPRYRVLERGDLSTDRKKVYSVEMHSFDDLVIRGWLVIPRDGKKFPVHYRVPGYVVSLNPNMDSDDFIAFDINVRGNGNSKDVINIGTDNYCLVNVENKDKYIYRGVYMDCIRGLDFLCTHENLGIDTSKIFVEGGSQGGALALITAALDKRVKLLTMQVPLYADMHDNMNISATYDKQVFPFKVFRRYNDIHPGFNWDKFFGTFDYYDPQNFAPMVKCPVLMGIGLLDQFCPPRCSMALFNHISSASKEYVCVPNSTHEVNMEYFMFQNVWLREKFRIP, from the coding sequence ATGATGAAAAGAATTTGCTGTTTGTTTTTCCTGGTCGCCGGCATACTCATCGCAGGAGCCTCAAGGGCCGGCGCTTTCCAGCAGCAGCAACAGGAATTTCCGGAACCGCCGCAAACGCAGGAGACCGGCGATATCGTTTTAAAACCAACACCAAAAAGCGATAACGGCATTTTCAAAAAAAACGAAGAGATTGTTTACCGTTTAAAAATAACCAACAATACCAACAGCTATAAACAGGGGAAAATTTCGTACCTGCTGACTACCGACGAAGGGAAAAAAGTAAGGCTTGATTCCGTCCACCTGTCCATACGCGGCAACTCATCAAAAGAAATTTTGGTAAAGATGCTGCCAAAGCCGACCGGCTTTTACCGCATTAATTTTATGGTGAACACGCCGGATTATGATGACACCGTTAGAAAGGTATTTGGTGTGAACCCGCAGGAGATCCGTTCGCAATTACACAAACCTACTGATTTTGAGGCTTTCTGGAAACAATCGCGCGTGCAGCTTGAAAAGGTTGCGCCCAGGTACAGGGTATTGGAACGCGGGGACCTGTCGACCGACCGCAAGAAAGTTTACTCGGTAGAAATGCATTCCTTTGACGACCTGGTGATCCGCGGATGGCTGGTGATCCCCCGCGATGGCAAAAAATTCCCGGTGCATTACCGCGTACCCGGTTACGTGGTTAGCCTTAACCCCAATATGGACAGTGATGATTTTATTGCTTTTGATATTAATGTAAGGGGCAACGGCAACAGCAAGGATGTGATCAATATCGGCACGGACAACTATTGCCTGGTAAATGTAGAGAATAAGGATAAATACATTTACCGCGGGGTATACATGGATTGTATCCGCGGCCTCGATTTTTTATGTACGCATGAAAATTTAGGCATCGATACCTCTAAGATCTTTGTAGAGGGTGGCAGCCAGGGCGGTGCGCTTGCACTGATTACTGCCGCGCTGGATAAACGGGTTAAACTTTTAACCATGCAGGTGCCGCTGTATGCAGATATGCATGATAATATGAATATTTCCGCAACGTACGATAAACAGGTCTTCCCTTTTAAGGTATTCAGGAGATATAATGATATTCACCCGGGCTTTAACTGGGATAAATTTTTCGGCACTTTTGATTATTATGATCCGCAAAATTTTGCGCCCATGGTAAAATGCCCGGTTTTAATGGGTATCGGCCTGTTGGATCAGTTTTGCCCGCCACGCTGCAGCATGGCGCTTTTTAACCACATCAGCAGCGCCAGCAAGGAGTATGTTTGTGTACCAAACTCCACACATGAAGTAAATATGGAGTATTTCATGTTTCAAAACGTTTGGCTGCGCGAAAAATTCAGGATCCCCTGA
- a CDS encoding acetylxylan esterase, producing the protein MIHVSKITLSIICCLFMLGGMQQAFAQEGENSGTMTDTVITHSKDGIFSSTASYTFQVNSTFKNTEEGKVSYLVTTEAGKKVRSDSVKVKIAGHGSGSYDFDVVGLKPGFYKINFMVDVADYNDTLRKAFGIKPELISSQYGKPADFEAFWHEARLELDKVKPEYKVTEIPDTAKNDKRRVFEVEMKSIDGMVVRGFLTEPINNNKKKKFAVLLGLPGYQVTLGPMVGNDPDVAIFTLNIRGSGYSRDVINVRREDYIVLNLEDKSKYILRGAIMDCVRAVDFIYSRPELRHDNIIAAGGSLGGFLAIATSGVDKRINFCSAANPILSDIRNLVNEVDWPFIDIRKYVNTRPGLTMDKVLDNLDYFDAKNFATDIECPTLVGMGMVDNIAPPNTVYTLYNGIRAPRHLIVFRDLGHEIGRKYVVYEGRWMRDTFALF; encoded by the coding sequence ATGATACATGTTTCTAAAATAACTTTGTCTATAATTTGCTGCCTTTTCATGCTCGGCGGCATGCAGCAGGCTTTTGCTCAGGAGGGTGAAAACTCCGGTACGATGACAGATACGGTGATCACACACAGTAAAGATGGCATTTTTAGTTCCACAGCTTCCTATACTTTCCAGGTGAACAGTACTTTTAAAAATACCGAGGAAGGCAAGGTTTCGTACCTTGTAACTACAGAAGCCGGTAAAAAAGTAAGATCTGATTCGGTTAAAGTAAAAATAGCGGGCCACGGTTCGGGGAGTTATGATTTTGATGTAGTGGGATTAAAACCCGGCTTTTACAAAATTAATTTTATGGTTGACGTTGCCGATTATAACGATACGCTGCGTAAAGCCTTCGGCATAAAGCCCGAGCTGATTAGTTCACAATATGGTAAGCCTGCTGACTTTGAAGCCTTCTGGCATGAAGCGAGGCTTGAACTGGACAAAGTAAAACCGGAGTATAAAGTTACAGAAATACCCGACACGGCAAAAAATGACAAGCGCCGTGTTTTTGAAGTTGAAATGAAATCCATCGACGGTATGGTGGTACGCGGATTTTTAACCGAGCCTATCAATAATAACAAAAAGAAAAAATTTGCCGTATTGCTGGGTTTGCCCGGTTACCAGGTAACCCTGGGACCCATGGTTGGTAATGACCCGGATGTAGCGATCTTTACATTAAATATCCGCGGATCGGGCTATAGCCGCGATGTGATCAATGTGAGGCGTGAAGATTACATTGTGCTTAATTTAGAGGATAAAAGCAAGTATATTTTGCGTGGCGCGATAATGGATTGCGTACGCGCGGTTGATTTTATTTACAGCAGGCCCGAATTAAGGCATGATAATATTATTGCAGCCGGTGGCAGCCTCGGCGGATTTTTGGCCATTGCAACTTCCGGAGTAGACAAACGCATAAACTTCTGTTCGGCGGCGAACCCCATTTTAAGCGATATCCGCAATTTGGTTAACGAGGTTGACTGGCCGTTTATTGATATCAGGAAGTATGTAAATACCCGGCCCGGTTTAACAATGGACAAAGTGCTTGATAACCTTGATTACTTTGATGCTAAGAATTTTGCAACAGACATTGAATGCCCCACTTTAGTTGGTATGGGTATGGTTGATAACATAGCGCCGCCGAATACCGTATACACCCTTTATAATGGCATCCGGGCACCCAGGCACCTGATTGTTTTCAGGGATCTTGGGCACGAGATAGGTAGAAAATATGTAGTGTACGAGGGCCGTTGGATGCGGGATACTTTTGCACTGTTTTAA
- a CDS encoding SRPBCC family protein: MKTYHLKTEQAIPISIEEAWDFFSSPLNLSKITPDGMQFKITSDYTPETKMYAGMLITYIISPFLGLKMNWMTEITHVKEGEYFVDEQRFGPYALWHHQHHFKTIEGGVLMTDILDYAIPYGAIGRLANAILVEKQVKQIFDYRVGAIERLFGTVI, from the coding sequence GTGAAAACATACCATCTAAAAACAGAACAAGCTATTCCCATCAGCATTGAAGAAGCCTGGGACTTTTTTTCCTCACCACTTAACCTATCGAAAATTACCCCCGACGGGATGCAATTTAAGATAACCTCCGATTACACCCCCGAAACAAAAATGTACGCGGGGATGCTGATCACCTATATCATTTCGCCCTTTTTAGGTTTAAAAATGAACTGGATGACAGAAATTACCCATGTAAAGGAAGGTGAATATTTTGTTGATGAGCAGCGTTTTGGACCTTATGCTTTGTGGCACCACCAGCATCATTTTAAAACAATAGAAGGAGGTGTTTTAATGACGGACATCCTTGATTACGCCATCCCTTACGGCGCCATCGGTCGCCTCGCCAATGCTATTTTGGTTGAAAAGCAGGTAAAACAAATTTTCGATTACCGGGTAGGAGCGATTGAGCGGTTGTTTGGGACGGTGATTTGA
- a CDS encoding GNAT family N-acetyltransferase, translated as MDKIIVRKAVYSDLQTLFEFEQGIVTTERPFDSTLKEGLIHYYDLEAMIGAGDVELLVAECDGELAGSGYARIEDVKDYLKHPQHAYLGFMYVKPEFRGRGVNQMIIGGLKEWCRERHITEMRLEVYDDNLGAIKAYEKAGFKKLLVWMRLGIDS; from the coding sequence ATGGATAAAATAATTGTTAGAAAAGCTGTTTACAGCGACCTGCAAACTTTATTTGAATTTGAACAGGGCATTGTTACTACCGAACGGCCTTTTGACAGCACTTTAAAAGAGGGTTTGATTCACTATTACGACCTTGAGGCGATGATCGGTGCAGGGGATGTGGAGTTATTGGTTGCGGAATGCGATGGTGAACTGGCCGGCAGCGGGTACGCACGGATTGAAGATGTTAAAGACTACCTGAAACATCCGCAACATGCTTATCTGGGTTTTATGTATGTAAAGCCGGAATTCAGGGGGAGGGGCGTAAACCAAATGATCATCGGAGGCTTAAAGGAATGGTGCAGGGAGCGGCATATTACCGAAATGCGGTTGGAAGTTTATGACGATAACCTGGGGGCCATCAAGGCATATGAAAAAGCGGGGTTTAAAAAATTGTTGGTGTGGATGCGCCTGGGGATAGACAGTTAA
- a CDS encoding ribonuclease H-like YkuK family protein, with protein sequence MTWRKFSGEIIQAPIIEEVEKAIERETDLGNKLKVCIGTDSQVKGNVTDFATVIVFLREQKGGFMFIQQERTSQKMSIKERMLTEVQKSIDIAYKLCDLLDLYDVDLEVHADINTNPMFKSNQALHEAMGYILSMGFVFKAKPEAFASSYCANKIVQ encoded by the coding sequence ATGACCTGGAGAAAATTTAGCGGCGAGATCATTCAAGCGCCCATTATCGAAGAGGTTGAAAAGGCCATAGAAAGGGAAACCGACCTCGGCAACAAGCTTAAAGTATGTATCGGAACAGATTCGCAGGTGAAAGGTAACGTAACCGATTTTGCCACCGTGATTGTTTTTTTACGCGAGCAAAAAGGAGGGTTCATGTTCATCCAGCAGGAACGTACCTCGCAAAAAATGAGCATTAAAGAAAGAATGCTGACGGAGGTGCAAAAATCAATCGATATCGCCTACAAACTTTGCGACCTGCTTGACCTGTACGATGTTGACCTTGAAGTACACGCCGACATTAACACCAACCCGATGTTTAAATCGAACCAGGCATTGCATGAAGCGATGGGTTACATTTTAAGCATGGGCTTTGTGTTTAAGGCCAAGCCGGAGGCTTTTGCAAGCTCGTATTGCGCTAACAAAATAGTGCAGTAA